DNA from Synechococcus sp. CBW1108:
AGAAATTATTCTACAGACGCGCGCATGGAGTCCAAGCGGTATTTTTTACCCCCCCCCCCCCTACTTCTTTCTGCGGCAAGACATGAGGGAGCTGGACCAGTTAGATGACCTCGGCAACCACGATCTCTCGACAGATGATTTCCGCGTTGCCCTGCTGAACTTCGCTGCAGACAACGATGTTGAATATCTCGACATGACTGGCATTGTCGCAGAATTTATTTTCGGGCCCGCCACTGAAGCAGGCATTGGAGCAACAACAAGCACGGCTGGTGACCCTTACAGCTACTGGATGCGCGACTGGGTGCATACTAATGATTACGGGAAACAGATTCTTGGCCGGATATTAGAGAGCTACTTTGCACCTGCTGATAACGGTGATGCGGTTTTCTCCATCAGCGGCACCCTCGCTGTAGGTCAGACCCTTACCGCCGCTGTTGCAACAGATGACCCTGATGGCAATGGCCCCTTCTCCTACACCTGGCAGGCCTTATCCGACACCCACATCGATGGCAACACCTGGTACAACGTCGGCACCGATAGTCCCTCCTACACCATTCTCCCGGGCGATCAAGGTAAGGAGCTAAGATTACTTGTCTCCTACACCGATGGCGGAGGACACCTTGAATCTGTCGCCACTTCTGCTGGCCAAGTTGCCGCTAATCATAACAGTCACCCTGTAGATCCCGAGGCGCGTGAGGAGTTTGAAATCAATATTCTCGAGCGTCCGGTCTTCGCCGAGTCGTTTAGTAATGGGTCACGGTTCCTGCTTGATCGGATGCAACGTGTGGGCAGCGACGAAACGGGCTTTGGTATTTCCGCTGAACCCGGCGAAGGGTGGTCTGAGGCTAAATACTTTTTCGCTGAGCCGCTTGATGTCACGGAGGAAGAAATCATCGTCTATTGGAGCTTCCGGGCCGATCCCTCGGAAGGCGCTGAGAAAGCCACATTGAACATGTATCTTAATTTTACCGACGTGCCCGATACGGAGACGGAGCCTCCCGAACCTGCACGGATCGGGATGCGGGTGCGTTCAAACGCGGAGGCAAATTTGAATGTCGACCCAGGTTGGCAGAAGATTAATGACCCAGATATATATACTGCCTCCCGCACAATGTTTCCAGACGCTGACACGATAGCAAAATTTCGATTGCGGATTCGATTGACTGGCGAGGACGAGGTTGAAGCAGAGCCGTCATGGTGGGACCCGACAGGCACGACACCTCAGTGGAAGCCGTTACTTGTGAATGGGTCAAATGAACCGGTGGTCATGACCCTGAGCATCGAAACCCATCTCTTAGGTAATACTACATTTCCTTCCCTCTTCTTTCAATCACCATGGGATGTGCCGTATCTCGACACCGTGCTGGTGACGAGACTCCAATATAACGCTGAAAACTATCCCGCCGTCATCAGCGGCACCAGCACCGGCGACGTCACAGAAGACGGCGGCGAGGGCGAGTTCACCAGCGGCAGCCTTTCCGTCAGCGATGACGACAGCGGTGAATCGGGCTTTGCACCGGTAGATCCCGCAGCTCTCATTGGCACCTACGGATCCTTCACCTTCGAATCCGGTGCTTGGACCTATCGCCTCGATAACGCAAGCGCTCCTGTTCAGGAGCTCACGGCTGGAGAAACGGTCACAGACAGCCTCACCGTCCAATCCGTTGATCTCAGCGCCAGCGAAACCATCACCGTCACGATCACAGGCGCCGGCGACTCTGCTTTCATCAGCGGCACCAGCACCGGCGACGTCACAGAAGACGCCGCCGGCAATGCGGAGGGATCGGTTGTTGCCACCTTCTCCACCGCCGATGCAGAAGGCAACCCTGTCACCGTCAGCCTTTCCGATACCACCAATTACATCCTTGGCACCGGCGAAAATGCCGGCAAGGTTCTACTCACCGCCGCCGGTCTGGCCCTGGTCAATGCCGGCACTGAGCTGCCTCCCTTCACGCTCACACCCAATGACGGCAGCATCAACGGCACACCCGTTGCGGTTGATCCTTCCGTCGCCGCCGTCAATGACGCGCCGACGCTGACGCTGATCAGCACCACCGCCTTCACAGAAGATGCCGCCGGCAATGCGGAGGGATCGGTTGTTGCCACCTTCTCCACCGCCGATGCAGAAGGCAACCCTGTCACCGTCACCCTTTCCGATACCACCAATTACATCCTTGGCACCGGCGAAAATGCCGGCAAGGTTCTACTCACCGCCGCCGGTCTGGCCCTGGTCAATGCCGGCACTGAGCTGCCTCCCTTCACGCTCACACCCAATGACGGCAGCATCAACGGCACACCCGTTGCGGTTGATCCTTCCGTCGCCGCCGTCAATGACGCGCCGACGGTTGCTTCCCCCCTGGTCAATCAGAGCGCCACAGAAAATTCACCCTTCTTCTTCACCGTTCCGGCCGACACCTTCGCTGATGCTGATGCCGGCGTCACGCTCAGCCTCAGCGCCACCCTCGCCGGTGGTGCAGCTCTGCCGAGCTGGCTGAGCTTCAACGCTGAGACATACACCTTCAGCGGCACTCCCACCATCGGCGATGTCGGCACGATCAGCGTCCTTGTCACCGCTACCGACGGCAGCGCTTCTGTTAGCGACTCCTTTTACATCGTCATTGCTACCGCCGCCGTCATCCCCGACAACACTCAGCCGGTGACAGTGGTCGAAGTCGACATTAACGAAGACGACTTCACCATGTCTGGCGGTGTGATACAGGACGTCATCCAGGCGGAGCCCGTTGTAGATGCGGAAGGCGCTATTAGCGGATTTATATTGATAGTTGGTGACGCGCCGGTTGTGATTACGGTTCCTGCCGTGGAGGAATTAGGGATTGATCCTTCAGATGGTCTTGTATTGCTCGGGGATCCATTTCTGTTCGCTGTAGAAATTACAGCTGACGCTGACCAACGGCCTGGTACCCAGGTGGTTATCAGCGTTGACTTGTCTAATCAGGAAGGGCTTGAAGGCATACCGCTTGACGAACTCGTCTATGCTAAGTACTACACTCAGGCTGCTATTGATGAATACATGTTCAATTATGGAAGTCTGCTGGGCCTCGATGGCGAGTCAATTACGACGGGAGGCTGGTATCCATTCATGCAACAATCGGTAGAAGACGAAAATGGCGCGAGAGTCTACTCTGGGGATGGAGCTCGGTTCGCTGTTGTGGACGGCAATCTGACCCTCATTATATCTTTGACTGATAATGCATTTGGCGACGTTGATTTAGATCTTGACGAGCTCATTGACCCCGGCATTATGTATGCCCTAGGAGGCTG
Protein-coding regions in this window:
- a CDS encoding VCBS domain-containing protein, whose amino-acid sequence is MQIRFVPIGSQPFYIDDVVLRETTLDEVAQWADTFYDHMPAKLDYDPNNSRWDRIPETINKLQNGEPLRIVMLGDSVQQDTANSPFEAFLQRAYPNSQVELIGSTRGGTGVSFYQDHVEEYVTRYSPDLLMIGGISNGDNLDAYQSLIDKVRAHDLENGHTTEIILQTRAWSPSGIFYPPPPYFFLRQDMRELDQLDDLGNHDLSTDDFRVALLNFAADNDVEYLDMTGIVAEFIFGPATEAGIGATTSTAGDPYSYWMRDWVHTNDYGKQILGRILESYFAPADNGDAVFSISGTLAVGQTLTAAVATDDPDGNGPFSYTWQALSDTHIDGNTWYNVGTDSPSYTILPGDQGKELRLLVSYTDGGGHLESVATSAGQVAANHNSHPVDPEAREEFEINILERPVFAESFSNGSRFLLDRMQRVGSDETGFGISAEPGEGWSEAKYFFAEPLDVTEEEIIVYWSFRADPSEGAEKATLNMYLNFTDVPDTETEPPEPARIGMRVRSNAEANLNVDPGWQKINDPDIYTASRTMFPDADTIAKFRLRIRLTGEDEVEAEPSWWDPTGTTPQWKPLLVNGSNEPVVMTLSIETHLLGNTTFPSLFFQSPWDVPYLDTVLVTRLQYNAENYPAVISGTSTGDVTEDGGEGEFTSGSLSVSDDDSGESGFAPVDPAALIGTYGSFTFESGAWTYRLDNASAPVQELTAGETVTDSLTVQSVDLSASETITVTITGAGDSAFISGTSTGDVTEDAAGNAEGSVVATFSTADAEGNPVTVSLSDTTNYILGTGENAGKVLLTAAGLALVNAGTELPPFTLTPNDGSINGTPVAVDPSVAAVNDAPTLTLISTTAFTEDAAGNAEGSVVATFSTADAEGNPVTVTLSDTTNYILGTGENAGKVLLTAAGLALVNAGTELPPFTLTPNDGSINGTPVAVDPSVAAVNDAPTVASPLVNQSATENSPFFFTVPADTFADADAGVTLSLSATLAGGAALPSWLSFNAETYTFSGTPTIGDVGTISVLVTATDGSASVSDSFYIVIATAAVIPDNTQPVTVVEVDINEDDFTMSGGVIQDVIQAEPVVDAEGAISGFILIVGDAPVVITVPAVEELGIDPSDGLVLLGDPFLFAVEITADADQRPGTQVVISVDLSNQEGLEGIPLDELVYAKYYTQAAIDEYMFNYGSLLGLDGESITTGGWYPFMQQSVEDENGARVYSGDGARFAVVDGNLTLIISLTDNAFGDVDLDLDELIDPGIMYALGGCCA